The nucleotide window GGCCGAATGACATAAATGCCTGCCAGCGGCGGCGGATAACGTGTCATGACCGGAACGAGCGCACCGGAAGCGACATGGTCTTGGGTGATGCCCTCCGGAAGCCAGGCGATGCCGAGCCCTGCCAAAGCCGCTGCCATCAGCGCCGTACCGTTATCGGCTTTGAAGCGTCCCAGTGGACGGATCGTGATGATCTTGTCACCATCTGTGAATTGCCAGGGTTCGGTGCCCTGCATCAGCGCCTGATGGACGGCGAGTTCATCTGGCGTCTCCGGAGACCCATGCGCCTTGATGTACTCGGGGCTCGCCACAAGTCTCCCATAGATGGGTCCAACATGCCGCGCGATCAGGTTTGAATCCTTCAGATAGCCAATCCGGATCGCGCAATCGAACCCCTCCGCGACGAGATCCACGAAGCGATCGCTATAGGAGGCGTGGAGGTGGAGCTGCGGATGGCGTCGTGCCATGTCCGCGAGCACCGGAGCCAGGTGCGTTGGCCCGAAGGTCAGCGGCACGGCAACGCGCAGTCGCCCGCGAAGCTCACCGTCGGGCTGGATCAATTCTCGGGCTGCGTCGATCTCGGCGCAGGCGCGCGCCGCATGATCGCGAAACGTGACGCCGGCTTCCGTGAGCGCCGCGCCGCGCGTGGTGCGCGAGAGCAACTGCACGCCGAGTTCCGCTTCGAGCCGGGCAAGCTGACGGCTGACGATTGACTTGGAGACGCCAAGCCGTCGAGCGGCGGACGACACGCCTCCTGCATCGGCCACTTCCACGAATGTCCTGAGCTCTTCGATATCCAATTCGGCGTTCCCCGTTCTGCGACACAGCTTAGCAGGAAGGGGCACTATCGCATCACGGATAGGAACGGCAATAACCCCCTCAGGCAACGTCGCCGTTGGCGCATGTCCCCCGACCCACCTCACTTACAACGGCAGCAGAGGATGTATTCATGACCTTTCGTAATGGCCTTGCGTCGCTTCTTCGTCCCGAAGATTCGGTCCTCGTTCTGATTGACCACCAGCCTTTCCAGCTCACGAACCTGAACAGCCACGACCCGCACATGGCGGTCAATAATGCGGCAGCTTTGGCAAAGGCCGCCAAGCTCTTCGGCGTCCCGACCATTCTGACCAGCGTCATCGCCGAACGCGGCGGTCTTCTCTTCCCGCAGATCACCAACGTCTTCCCGGGTCAGGAGGTGATTGACAGGACCTTGCTCAACACCTGGCAGGACAAGAAGGTGGTCGATGCGGTGAAGGCGACGGGCCGCAAGCAACTGATCATCGCAGGCCTGTATACGGAGATCTGTGTCGCAATGCCGGTGATCCATGCCCTCGGCGAAGGCTGGGACGTGACTGTCATCACCGATGCGTGCGGAGCGGTTTCGGTAGAGGCTCATCAGGTGGCCATCCAGCGCATGATCGCGGCCGGCGCGAACGTGATGACTTGGTTGGCACTTGCGTCTGAATGGCACCGCGACCACGCGAGGACAGAGCACGCTGCCGGCCTCGTCGAACTGCTCAAGGACCATATGGCTGGTAGCGGCATCGCATTCCTGTGGGAGCAGCAGCTGCTCAATACGCCCGTGCCGAAAAGCTAACTGATACCAGGGGACGGCGCGATCGCGAGAATGCCGACTGCTCATCGCAGGTTCGCCGTCCACCCTGCGGGCAAAAGCGATGGTCCAAGCTCGACGCAACGACGTTCACGAACATGGTTGCGCCAGCGCGGAAGGAGGAACCTTTGGAAGGAGCGCACACCCCGTTTGGATTGGGCCGGGCTACTCAAAAGGACGTTCGCCCTGGAGGTGTTGGCGTGCTGGAGGTGAGGAGGCAGGCTTAAGGGTGTTGGCGTCCGTGAAGGGAACAGGAGGGGTGAGAGCGATTGTGGAGCACCTGGGGTTGCCCCCGGCGAGTGAGCACCTGGCCCCTGCGCGAGGGCCGCCCCAGAGCGCGGGGTGTTGAAGAACAAGCCGCCCCAGCCAGCCAAGAGAGCCAGGCCCCTGCCGCGCCCCTCCTGGAAAGGCGGCTGGGGTAGGCGTGTCCCCCAAAGTGGCTGCGCGGCCTCTCCACCGGCTTGGCACACAGGCCACATGTCCCCCCTGCGGCCCCCGTCAGCGGCCCTCCTCGGCCTCTCTGCACCAGTCCTCACTCTCAACAGGCCTTCTCTCCGCCCTAGCGGAGTTCCCGCTACGGCGTGCCACGTGCCGCCAGCGCTCTGAGCCGTGGCTCGCCAATCATCGTGAGCATGTCGGTCCTCTCGGCCGTCCAGCCAAGTTCGGCCCGCGACCGGGGGGAGCGTGAGCGGCTCGACGAGGACAGGATCAATGCGCCGAACGGGCCCCATACCCTGGACGCCTCCTCGACCGAGAGGCTCCGGGTCTCACACCGCATATCGCGCGCGACGGCCTCCGCGATCCAGCGGTTCGGGATCTCACCTCCAACGGCGTGGTAGAGCGCGCCAGCCCCTCCTTGGGTGAGCGCCAGCCCGTAGAGACGGCACACGTCATCGATGTGGACGTGTGAGTAGCTGGCAAGCCCCTCGCCAACGTAGCAGGCCGCGCCCGTGAGGCCGACCGAGCGATAGACCATCGCCACGTGGCCATGATCGCCCGGCCCCCAGATCAGGGGCGGCCGGAGCACGATGCCTCGTACCCCTCGTGAAGGAGCCGCTCGGACGAGGCGCTCTGTTTCAATGCGGTGCGCCGCCAGTTCCTCGTGTTCGAAGACATCGTCCTCCGCGAAGCTGTCCTGACTCCAGGCACCGGCCGTGCGCTGGAGCATCACCCCGGTGCCCGAGGTGAAGAGGAACGTCTTGCCCGTTCCCACCAGTGCGCCGAGAAGCGACGAAACGGCGCGATACTCGGCTTCGGGTGCAAGCTGCGGGGCGAACACCACGGCGTCGCTTCGTCCCACCGTCTCGACGATGGTCTGGAGTGCATGCTCTGAAGCCAGATCACCGGCAATAGGCTCGATCCCTTCGGCCTGGAGACGCGTGGCGGCCTCTGCCGAGCGCACAAGACCCGAGACCTCGTACCCGCTGGCCGCGAAGTGCCGTGCGAGAGCGCCCCCGACGAAGCCCGCAGCGCCGATGACAGCGATTCTCATGCCACGCCCAGGCCGCCATCGATCCCGATGATCTGGCCGGTCAGCCAGGTCACGGATGGATCGGCGAGCGTGACGATCCAGTGCGCGACCTCCTCACTCGTGCCCATGCGGGCGAGCGGAACTGTCCGGAGAATCTGCTCCTTGGCGGCCTCGAACATCTCCTTGGGCATCGGGATCTTGGCGATGCCGGGCGTCATGGTCGGCCCCGGCGAGATCGCGTTCACACGCACCCCGTGCCGGGCGAGTTCGAGCGCCCAGGCGCGCGTCAGGGACTCGACGGCACCTTTCGTCG belongs to Stigmatella erecta and includes:
- a CDS encoding LysR family transcriptional regulator; its protein translation is MDIEELRTFVEVADAGGVSSAARRLGVSKSIVSRQLARLEAELGVQLLSRTTRGAALTEAGVTFRDHAARACAEIDAARELIQPDGELRGRLRVAVPLTFGPTHLAPVLADMARRHPQLHLHASYSDRFVDLVAEGFDCAIRIGYLKDSNLIARHVGPIYGRLVASPEYIKAHGSPETPDELAVHQALMQGTEPWQFTDGDKIITIRPLGRFKADNGTALMAAALAGLGIAWLPEGITQDHVASGALVPVMTRYPPPLAGIYVIRPPSPHPARKVRVLTDMLIACFGKAPDPVGVDR
- a CDS encoding isochorismatase family protein — translated: MTFRNGLASLLRPEDSVLVLIDHQPFQLTNLNSHDPHMAVNNAAALAKAAKLFGVPTILTSVIAERGGLLFPQITNVFPGQEVIDRTLLNTWQDKKVVDAVKATGRKQLIIAGLYTEICVAMPVIHALGEGWDVTVITDACGAVSVEAHQVAIQRMIAAGANVMTWLALASEWHRDHARTEHAAGLVELLKDHMAGSGIAFLWEQQLLNTPVPKS
- a CDS encoding NAD-dependent epimerase/dehydratase family protein, with amino-acid sequence MRIAVIGAAGFVGGALARHFAASGYEVSGLVRSAEAATRLQAEGIEPIAGDLASEHALQTIVETVGRSDAVVFAPQLAPEAEYRAVSSLLGALVGTGKTFLFTSGTGVMLQRTAGAWSQDSFAEDDVFEHEELAAHRIETERLVRAAPSRGVRGIVLRPPLIWGPGDHGHVAMVYRSVGLTGAACYVGEGLASYSHVHIDDVCRLYGLALTQGGAGALYHAVGGEIPNRWIAEAVARDMRCETRSLSVEEASRVWGPFGALILSSSSRSRSPRSRAELGWTAERTDMLTMIGEPRLRALAARGTP